A region from the Aegilops tauschii subsp. strangulata cultivar AL8/78 chromosome 5, Aet v6.0, whole genome shotgun sequence genome encodes:
- the LOC141022642 gene encoding uncharacterized protein, translating into MDMARLLQAFREERQANAAALQMIAQAVNRQPSGNGNGRSTLAEFKKHAPPTFVETAEPLDADDWVRTIEDLLELVGCTEDRERVAYAAHCLGGTARAWWDGFKVMHAGKNITWNDFKTEFRKAHIPSGIMAIKKREFRALKQGSSTVKEYMQKFSVLSRYAPEDVRTDAAKRERFMEGLNQTLQYSLVVCDYPTFPDLVNKALMLEDKRRALDDTRKRKMISKGSSSNQKPRPWQPAPVKRTYQQPRAPAPRTNYQPQQYANPRPAYNNPNNNAGKSSKSNQVTCFGCCQPGHYSKNYPNKKPDAPRPKAQNPVPSRGMPPRNKAPRKPPNNGKGRVNHVTAEEAQEDPDVVLGMDWLIKHQGLLDCANRTITVTNDQGVEVKFASNPSSAQATQVNYLTEVGLEQVPLLKKDKKFEWTLKCEESFQELKKRLTTAPVLATPDIHKEFVIYCDASRAGLEGVLMQEGRVVAYLSRQLRPHEENYATHNLELVAVVHALKTWRHYLLGKRCEIYTDHKSLKYIFTQKELNMRQRRWLELIKDYHLSVQYHPGKANVVAEALSRKACSLNAMLKEKLPALYKELESFGLELVAPGFLANLEVKPTLMDDVKEAQKGHESIEGIKRKIKAGKAP; encoded by the exons ATGGACATGGCTCGGCTTCTCCAAGCCTTCCGAGAGGAACGCCAAGCCAACGCTGCAGCCCTCCAGATGATTGCCCAGGCGGTCAACCGCCAGCCGTCAGGGAACGGCAATGGACGTTCCACCTTGGCAGAGTTCAAGAAGCATGCACCACCCACCTTCGTCGAGACTGCAGAACCCCTGGATGCAGACGACTGGGTCCGCACCATAGAGGATCTGTTGGAACTAGTCGGCTGCACTGAAGACCGCGAGAGGGTGGCATATGCTGCCCACTGTCTTGGGGGAACTGCCAGAGCTTGGTGGGATGGATTCAAGGTCATGCATGCTGGGAAAAACATCACTTGGAATGACTTCAAGACAGAATTCCGCAAGGCCCATATTCCTTCCGGAATCATGGCCAtcaagaagcgtgagttccgagCCCTGAAGCAAGGAAGTAGCACTGTCAAGGAGTACATGCAGAAGTTCAGTGTTCTGTCAAGGTATGCTCCTGAGGATGTCCGCACTGATGCTGCCAAAAGAGAGCGCTTCATGGAAGGCCTTAACCAGACTCTGCAGTACTCGCTTGTTGTGTGTGACTACCCAACCTTTCCTGATCTGGTGAACAAGGCACtcatgcttgaggacaagcgacgTGCTTTGGATGATACCCGTAAGCGCAAGATGATCAGCAAAGGCAGCTCCAGCAACCAGAAGCCTCGCCCGTGGCAGCCAGCCCCGGTCAAGCGAACCTATCAGCAGCCAAGAGCCCCTGCACCCCGCACCAACTATCAGCCTCAGCAGTATGCCAACCCTAGGCCAGCTTACAACAACCCCAATAACAATGCCGGCAAGAGCAGCAAGTCCAATCAAGTCACTTGCTTTGGATGTTGTCAGCCAGGACACTACTCCAAGAATTACCCCAACAAGAAGCCCGACGCCCCGCGCCCCAAGGCGCAGAACCCAGTACCAAGCCGCGGGATGCCACCAAGGAACAAAGCTCCCCGCAAGCCGCCCAACAATGGCAAGGGTCGTGTGAATCATGTCACTGCAGAAGAAGCCCAGGAAGACCCGGACGTCGTGCTGG GAATGGATTGGCTCATCAAGCACCAAGGCTTGTTAGATTGTGCCAACCGAACTATCACTGTGACCAACGACCAAGGAGTCGAAGTTAAATTTGCCTCCAACCCCTCCTCTGCTCAAGCCACCCAAGTCAACTATCTGACTGAAGTTGGATTGGAGCAAGTGCCG CTcttgaagaaggacaagaagtttgaatggacgcTAAAGTGTGAAGAAAGCTTCCAGGAGCTGAAGAAGAGATTGACCACCGCCCCAGTTCTGGCCACACCTGATATTCACAAAGAATTTGTGATATATTGTGATGCGTCGAGAGCTGGGCTTGAAGGTGTTCTTATGCAAGAAGGTAGAGTCGTAGCATATCTATCCAGACAGCTACGTCCTCATGAAGAGAACTATGCTACTCATAATCTTGAGTTAGTAGCAGTGGTTCATGCCCTGAAGACATGGCGGCATTACCTCCTAGGGAAGCGATGTGAGATATACACGGATCACAAAAGtctgaagtatatcttcactcagaaggaattgaacatgaggCAGAGAAGATGGCTAGAATTGATCAAGGATTATCATCTTAGTGTTCAATaccaccctggaaaggctaatgTGGTAGCAGAAGCATTAAGCAGAAAGGCTTGTTCCTTGAATGCTATGCTTAAGGAAAAGCTACCCGCCTTGTATAAGGAACTTGAAAGCTTCGGGTTGGAACTAGTTGCACCAGGATTCTTGGCCAACCTCGAAGTCAAGCCTACCCTGATGGATGATGTTAAGGAAGCTCAGAAGGGACACGAGAGTATTGAAGGCATCAAGAGGAAGATCAAGGCAGGAAAGGCCCCATGA